The sequence below is a genomic window from Uranotaenia lowii strain MFRU-FL chromosome 2, ASM2978415v1, whole genome shotgun sequence.
CATTTTCAACCTTGTTTCACTGATGCTTTTATGAAAGAAAGAAGTGTTTgaaatgaatgataaaaacacgTTTATTTATATTAAGGACATTTATTCACATTCTAAACTatattaaattcataaaatacaCTTTAATAAACACAATCATCCACTATTACAAAATGCCGTTTGGTGTTTTTCAGTTCTCTCAGCGATGGAAACGTTGAAAGGTTCCGGAAGATTTAACTGTTGAATTCCTGCAAAATTCCTGCAATTCAATCCAAACTTCTTATAACggtattacaatttatttttcaattaccaTACGATCGCATGACTGTCCGTCAGCGAGAAGATTTACCGAATGTGATTGCTTGGCTGAAcggaatttttttaagctttttggCGAAGTTCGGGgaatctttttgaaatttattttttcccgGGGCCAGTTGTATTCTGTGTCGAATGATAATTTTGTGTGATAAGTGAATatcaataaaattatgaaaattcagaaaatatgCGAAGTGAATAAGTGAGGAacagaatgaaaaaataagtGTGGGGAGTACAAAGTTAATCTAGCaaaacgaaaaaagaaaaatctggtTTGATGAAAGAAAACTGAGCAGTAGGTATGTACTACGAAGAGCGAGTGCTATGAAGTTACAACACGGAAGTTCCACAGCAAGCGAGCGGCTGAATGATTGAGAATGAAAATCAAAACCCGGATGAGCCAGTTCCGataggacatttttttttaaatatcaccaCTACTTTTATTGCATTTTATAAGCAAAATGCTAATGGGGCTATAGGTTTTTACCTGCATTTATTGCCGattattttatcacattttatttcaatcaaagcaatcgcaaatttttttttaaatcgcttcGGCGTATTTTCGTTAGTATGCGTGTGTTCTTTTACAGCTGAGAAAATGCTGCCTGTTCTAAGGACACCCTACATTGCCAAACATTTTGTCAAATCGTTTACATAAAATCgaccaaatttaataatttatattttttcttcgttttttttctggtttcacTTCTGTTTAGTGCAGAGAAATGAATGATATTTGGAGCCCTTTAATCTCACAAgaagccagcagatcgtggcctagaggatagcaccCTTGTCTTCTAacccaacgttcatgagatcgaatcccggtcgtgacataacctggcacacatgaTGAAGGTTGACGGTTTTatttagcattagtaaaatgctagctgggtataccttggaattgtacgcctcaatgatgcagcacatgcatcaTGCATGTagatggatttttttaagttcaggggtgtcaagtagcatagcaaagtaaaaataataaggCGGGGTAATatcacaatagatcaacttaacgGTCGctgtggactctctccccaacaggaaaaaaaattctcacaagAAAAGTATGGAATAGATTattgatgtcaattgaatatgatataggggagataagggcataacgcgcacccggggcatagtaaACAattctcttttctacaaaagtatgcattttcttaaccttccaaagccgtttgctaaatatccgtttcggggaaatttgagctgtagtttgatttcgttctcctggctgtccgattttgatgatattatattcattgtgtaggtaatttatttcaattactcaacattttaaaataaagtcgatatgtattaccaagtaATCAGAAAGTGGTTCAGAatgtaaaaagtccgaaaaatcaattttatttttaaaatgctcataacttctgacagcttttctgtatttgtgtgtttcattgatgtttgaaattgtcaagattcCATCTATTCGACAaggtatagatatgttgggagccaatgaaagttttgaccgctatcacAGATCTtcaggtagaaaaaaaatcttacttaaaaaaaacgacatccaactTTGGcgttgcttagctgtatttcattacccaatgaaccgattttcaaaacccaaattttagttttttgtcgttAGTTTGGTCATtcttttcatagaacatacttgatctgtcaaaattaccagttcatcagtatattggaatgatgataaagatgtttgaaatttgcgtttcgggtcatattgacccgaacagctttggagggttaaataaattttcatgaggaatagTTTCTTTACTTCctataatattaatttttcaccaaaaaagaaatcatattatcatctttacagaaatattttaacaaaaacatcTAGGTTCTCacgtgacgaaaatattataattttcaagcaccAGGAAATAAGCTTTAatgatctttgaatcatcttgcTCAATAATATACGCACTGCAATATTATATACACatagtttctcaatttttaccattattaattttttggtttttcaattaaattaatttaaaaacgcgtttttactttaatttgttgaatcGGGGCACGATAAGCGTTGTCTGCCGTAGCATCTAGCAGCGAGTTCAACTTGATTTAGTCAACTGAATGATAGAGCTATAGCTTCaccagtttacatctgacgatttggcctattggttaaaTGCCGGAGAGGTAATTAGTTCTGGTgttcgattcctgttcaaggagagtttttttttcatttacccttcatgatcgattattctTATTGTTGCATTTCATGACTAGTAGCATCTTGGTGGGTGATGCACAGCACtaataacataatgtatgagtgtgtgtgaattgcTTGTATTCTACAAAAAGTCATAAATACATTGTTTtagtattgctttgtttgatggatcgaCGCCTCACCgttcgatcatgaatggtaaatgaaaaaaaaatcacattgaacaggaatcgaactcgagcctactgattacctctccgacatctaaagtctgcttcatttaatattggaacaaattcttttgctcattgtggcgctcctagtgaacggatttggaaacttttttcacccacgtgtcgggaaattcattacctttcaccatgtatttatgtcataacaccaaacgatagcattttgtaaacaaccgccatggaagccgaacggagagatcaaattgtgcacagttttcttacgagtacgagtacgagaatttcttcgaaacagcaatgaataatttttttaattttttttttatgaaagagtaggaaagaaaatgcttcatttgtatgaaaaacaaattatgaattcgttaataaatgactgaactacacgcaattgtttgtgttccaaaattaaatgaagcagactttacatccgtcgaacttggtcagcacttggtcgtacagctttcgagcacggattctggccacattgttctgcttcagcgtccgatttggctgtttgctggctcggaatgaccttattccttcccggagacgaattcgtcgcaccgtactgtgagcggcctggaacttattggccaaatcgcggtctgaaagattgggattcctcttgacggccttgatgactttcccacgcagtttccggtcgacagttccactccgacgcttcgaatgcggcttccgagccgtcgtcaatgtttccttgtactgcttgataacacgccatacggtatttctgggcattttaagctgtttagctagcttcgatgccgacaacaatggattttcaagaaaactgtgcacaatttgatctctctgttcggcttccatggcggttgtttacaaaatgctatcgtttggtgttatgacataaatacatggtgaaaggtaatgaatttcccgacacgtgggtgaaaaaagtttccaaatccgtccactaggagcgccacaatgagcaaaagaatttgttccaatattaaatgaagcagactttaactAATAGGccaaactagtcaagctgtagctctataattcagttgacttcattgagtgaaattcgctgctagattccacggcagaaaacgcttatCGTGCCCCGATGAatgttgcttatactgccccagtgagGGTTCACATTTTGCCCCTACGACGACTGCGACGACGACTTTCAgctttctgcaaaaaaatttaaaaggcatttttgaaggtttttatctactttttcaagtataaTCCAGTttggaaatagacttttttagtgcctgaacacaaaacaatgatgtaagtcacatattatagctgttttctatggataaataagcgtcctcctgaaggtggccattatgcccttatctcccctatagcGGCGAATGAGAATTTTAGAAAGTATTAAgcttcagaaaatggttgaagacTAACATCACTTTTATCGATTGAAAATGAGAGCCTTATGAGTGAAATAAGTGAAATAACAACAATTGTCGACCCTGTTAACAAAATAGTTAGCAAAGTTCGGCTTATTGttaggtaccgtcaactggggcaacatgcaacactttttaacttcaatggcttctataATCTCAATGCTTACTGAAAATCAtccctcttgtacatcaaaagttttaaggtaaatgggacaccaaattgacataatcagaaaaattattgattttatcagttatttttaaatttacaaaaacatgcggttttcaccctactaagaaaaaggggtaagttgcaacaaactctgtaattaatgaaaaatcaaatgaaaacgtttgaaaacatATAGTTTTTAATAGATTTGTGATGTCATACTATTCTATaagcttaaattatgaaaataaatcttaggatggatgaaattttagttgacaaacgcataatgcaaaacaatcatatcccagcatatgaaAAACGCGATTTATgggatttagttctgatttgcattttgttgcattttgccccaggcaggtaactgaattataaaaatttttattaaaaaaaatttggtgattgtccgaaaaatattttttcaccaacagtgttggtataggataatgaaagcaataaagtttgtaggtgatatcattaagccaatccgtcatactgggtacagttttttacggcatcgaaaaatgtaaaaatttgttcatctattactcgattttttaatttttttatgagaatcaagaacttttaaaaactttttcacgatgttaaaaattatgtcatcatcagtttgttatcattcaatgataacttaattacagtatattgaaataaaaattgaatgattgttgTGGTattcaaatgttgcatctaagcCTGCTTTTGcgtgatgccccgtttgacgataTTTTGGGAGATCATGCTTGCCAATGAATTCTTTCTTGTTCTCTACCCTGATTCGGCGGCCGCAAATTATCTTTTCTGTAAGTTTGTTCgggttttttaaagttaattagTGCATAAATACCTGGTATTTATGAACGTTTACCAAACCATTCTAGTTTTCTGGGACCCCAGCTATGCCGAGCGATTCAACAAAGCGGTCAAGTATATTACGGGTATGTCTTccaaattgttttctttttgtattttcttgGGCGCCTTTAAGATTGAGCATCCGATGATgtcacttcttcttcttcgatgACATAAACATTATGAATGACTTTTTAATCATTAACATGCCTCAGTGATATGGAAATTtacataacttttattttacaagtcTGACAATTTTTACAGGCGTATTGTATTCAACTCACACTGAAAATCACGTCATATTTTAtgcctttttatatttacatcatatgtgatgtaatgttACAATTTTATTGTCGTAGTGTGTATATATATAACAAATAACCCTCGATCTCCGTCTTTCTCAGAGGGTTAGAATGGTTAGGCTATTAGATGCGCAAGATGAAGGTAGTAAATGGATGTAAGttcaattctggatttttttttcttgtttctgggatgataCAAGGATGATATATTTGATAACCAATAGGAAAGATCCCATAAAATGTGTATCTTGTTTCGCTTGATAGTTTGTATGTAGAGTTCCTGCATCATTTTGCCCGAGAgctcgagtccttatgccaaTAACGGGAAAGCAATGATATCATCTTTGGCGCAACGCatatttcaatgcatttttggCACATAGTTAATTCCGATCGGCAATGAAATTaagcaacctcttctttgggtgtagtTAGCTTTGATTGGCATTGAAATTCTGCAACCTTTTCTTTCGTTGTAGGACTAAGTTCTGCTGCCACGCACCAATCGATATTAATCGTACACAAATTGTGATTAGTCTCAACCTGCCACAAGCTTACCAGATTAGTTTTTGACAGTTTAATTAATACGTAACATCCCGCTACCACCTATGCTCCAGAGACCTTCAATGATCACTTCAAGTTAAAAACCAATAAGTTAACAATTATTTCTATTCCCTCATTGCCAAACCGTCAATGAATCTACTGCTTGAAGCGTGCAGAAAATAAGCAAAAGCGAGCTGCGCGAGACTCGGCTTTCGCTACGGATGAGTAACAGTAAGTGTAACGTgatgttcaaaacaaaacagcTCATTCAATTAGTTAGCTCGAAAAATATAAATACAACATGAGCCTGTTAAGCAACCATCATTTCCCTGCCACCCTTTGAAGTGGGAAaaagtttttcacttttactttCTGTGAAGAAAATTATCTGCTGGAGCGATATGAAGGTGAATTGGTGTTCTAGTTTAGGGTTCTCAACAACGTTCTGGAGACTTGGTTCGGTCCAACTAATCGCTTCCAAGTGTCTTACAGAATGCTGCACTGGTGGCGCTGGCAGTGTGTGTCACTTACTTTGGATGGGCGGCAGGTCAATTGCACATCCCCATTCCCCTGATGTTTCATCGGCACTTCAAACGGCATCTGGCTCCGGTGACAACGGAACATCTGGAGTCCTCTCACGTATTCGACACTCAATCACAGGATACCAATCAATACGGTAACAAGCACTTCAAAGAGGTCACAATTACCAAAGGAATCCCGGTGCCCTTTCCGGTGAAGGTCGAAAGGCATGTGGCCGTGCCGGTGCAAATCCCGTTTCCGGTTCCGGTTCCGGTTCAGAACAAGATCCCCATCGTTTGGGAACGCAAGATTCCGGTCTACGTAGAGAAACCGGTGCCAGTTCAGGTTGATCGACCGGTTCCCTATCCACTGCCAATCGAAGTGCCGGTGTTCCATAAAGTGGCGGTCGAGGTGCCGAAACCCTTCCCTGTGCATGTACCCAAACCATATCCGGTGTACATCGAGAAGCCGATGTTCGTCGAGAAAACTTCGAACCAATCAAAGTCGCAGAACCAGAAATCGAAGAACGGAGGCGGGAAAAGTTCGGGCAAACGGGTGAAGAAAGAATCCGTTGTGACTGTGGTGAAACATAACCACTGAAAGAAACTTTGCgtgattttttgtgttatttgtagggttttgtgttaaaatatttatttaaatagacGTGATATGAACGCTTAGTTTGAAAACCAAACGCAGTgtaaaatcgaagaaaaacattTGTGTAGGTAATAGTACATGAAATGAAGATACCTTTGTGAAAAGTTACGTTCTGGTTGagttattcttaaaaaaacgTCATTCGAAAGTCATACAAAACAAGTTGCTAGGTGTTATGGTGTTATTCCTCAAATTTTGCATCAAGTGAAGTTTGAAtgactttattttttaatcattcattgTTTCATCAGAATTAATTGatctttgcaaaaaaaagtgtgTTGTTTGGTCTCTGGGTGAAgtaagattttcataaaatagtTTGAACAGATGATAtgcgatttttcaatttcactgaattacAATGTAATGCTGTATTCACAAATTACTGAAATTGTGAAGTTTTGAAAAGGTCTTATAAGTCATTTGTCGTAAAGCGAGTTAAGAGCAGATTCGCCataaattgcttaaaaaaagaaaaatttcgaaaaacttaaATACTGAAACGagaattttcaatgcaaaaccattgaaattgaatttaaatttaaagtggtgaacattacaaaaataattattataaaattattatgatttAAACATTCATCGGTAAACGGTTAATCAGAGTTTTATTTTGTAACGAATTACCAAAACAAAAGGAATTTTTTATACAGAATCAGgccgcaaaaaaaattgaaattttacttttgtcactcggaattCAAACATCACAAGATAATAACATGTCAATTGGAATATATTTCACAAAAGATATATTCTACCAAATTGTATACTAtctacattgcacaaaacctacgaatcgatttttttttcgataatatgaaaaaaactagaaaacaaTAAGGGTAAATATATACGATCGATGGTATTGATGGCtggttggcctcagccataaccttgAGACTTGATTTGGACATGATCTCATCAGAATTGCCAGgttgttttgacaaaaatgaatatttgctcGCTTTTGATTTCTCGAATATATCaactcaattttcaaataacaacATTTCCTACACATTTGTTTACaactttgcagatttttaaaagtcaTCTACGCACCTTGCGAATGCAAAACCTTAATTTCAGTAGATAAAGAAATTTCTAAGCCTAATATCCTtgtaaaatttgggtttttagGCAGTAGTAagtgatggagaaaatgatgcATATTACGGTTCATTCACTACAAATTACAAGAAGTATGtgcatatttcaaattaattgcGGCAGGATGTTTTCAAACAAGTAACGATCACAAACCTAAAGAATTTGAATACAGACTTGGGTAATAAAGTTTCTACTgcacatcccaagtaacaattttagctttattatgatcAGCATTACATCGTTAGGACTCTAGTAAGAATCTCCATAAAAAGCTATAGCGCATTCAAACCTCTACACAAACCTCTAGaattgttcctaaaacaggaagccttctcatgtgcttttcgtctactggcagttggtctctggctgtcaggaaatatcgaaagatcatcgagtcatacaaatgtgtggcctgaattagttagaaacaagtttaatttagcgccaaatgatttaacactctcgagtagttttccttatagggggtttaaagtcaaatttccttctcctcaagaatggttaccAGGtctcgtagaggaccaaatgtcctctcatattgtatgctttactgacggttcattatcaaacggccgtgcaggtgcaggaatttactgtcatgAGATGAACATAGAACATGCTCAatctctaggaaaatattgtacacagtctttcaggctgagctacaTATATGCttttatgtatggagtgcaaattgcacttcagaagaaaattatgttcagaacaatttatttctgttcagtaAGCTAAGAAGCTATCAAATCATttagtgcttccagttctagatcaaaactggtaatcgcatgccggaaagtaatcgaagaacttgctgaaggcaatgaattaaaccttctatgggtacccggacataagggaatttttggaaacgaatgcgctgacgaactcgctagagctggatcggaaaaggaattttacggacaagagccggctgtcccaatatcgccatgttggttcagaaaccaaattcaaacttggtcctctaaccagcataaacgatactgggaagagttggacacttgtcgtcaaactaaattatttttagaaaaaccatcccaaatcatatcgagttacttgttAACTTTAAGTAAATCTTATTGCAGCATcctgatcagagcactctccggtcattgtaaactcaactatcacatgcacaacgttcagcgtgctgaatctccagtatgtggtagttgtgaatcagatgtggaagattcCTTCCATCTTATTGTCGTAACCTGGTGATTTCGTTTTAGTAACAATTGCTTAGCCAATTCAAGATGTTGTATGATTTAATGGCAGCAgtgaaaactgctgaaccaTTATCGCAACGTTCTGACCCCGACCAGCTTGCGGGCAACCACCTTCTTCAAAGCTGTCAGTTTTGGTTCGATTTTCGAACCGCTGCTTCGACCCGGCGCTTCCTTCTTGGTTGTGGTGATGGTGGTTGGATTATCCCTTTTGGCAGAGGGACCCGGGGCTTCCTTCTTCGTCTGCGTCTCCATCTTTATTCACTTTATCACTGGTTATGAAAAACCGTCACAAGAATATCTTCCAAAGTGTGCTCTGACATGAACTATCGAAGAGATGTCCGTGATAGTGAACACCATCTCAGAGCTCTTacgaaaccaaccaacttttgaagaattttatacccaaaattaaacttttcttcaaaatcacacttaaatcAATGTTTGTTTTGTGATGAATTGTTCGTTTAGGTAAATCCCTTATTAACAGGGTTGTAAATTACAAACATTTACATAGTTATTCAAGCAAACGAAGGAGATATAGCCATAAATCTGTGTGATTTTAGTGGGTTTTCGAATGACTTCTACTTCATAGTCTTATTGTGCtatgtttaatttcagttttattttctttattattaatcGCCTATCTCTACACTTaaatgtaactgtccctcatttgccagtctatgttttcgtactctgggatcttacgctatatgcgaatctgagtttaagaaaatcaactgaaaagacatgctatcattccttactgaatgtagaaaagagctttaatgctaataatccctagtggataggctttatgccatcttaaacagattgaatttatttcttccttttataggtttttcaggtttctcaggtaaatgatgaaatcttggataaaaaatggctaggcacaattttcccgtatgtttggataacgtgccgctattaagcctacccccattctgatacctgatatctGATAGGACTCTAGTAagaatcttcataaaaagctaaagcgcattcaatgcatcaccagaactctaataaagcttaaatctgGCTGTTTGATCCCcaagaaacgtcatcatgatcAATTTGTTATGCTTCGCTAAAATCATTATACTTCAATATTTTGGTCACCAAAACTgtgttgtctgacgccatctttaaatccaagatgTCGGCTTctgctcaacttgaaaatactgtaaatgactaaaaatcgcacAAAACCCCACAATATCggtataagttgaaagggatcaacgagtagaagtcaaatttagCTATCTGACGCCACCCAAGATGGTAACTTCCGCTGATATTTAAAACGCTGTAAATGTTCTAAAATCtcattgaaattaaataaactattcagaaaaatgtgaaac
It includes:
- the LOC129750040 gene encoding uncharacterized protein LOC129750040 isoform X1, with amino-acid sequence MKNAALVALAVCVTYFGWAAGQLHIPIPLMFHRHFKRHLAPVTTEHLESSHVFDTQSQDTNQYGNKHFKEVTITKGIPVPFPVKVERHVAVPVQIPFPVPVPVQNKIPIVWERKIPVYVEKPVPVQVDRPVPYPLPIEVPVFHKVAVEVPKPFPVHVPKPYPVYIEKPMFVEKTSNQSKSQNQKSKNGGGKSSGKRVKKESVVTVVKHNH
- the LOC129750040 gene encoding cyclin-dependent kinase inhibitor 1C-like isoform X2, yielding MFHRHFKRHLAPVTTEHLESSHVFDTQSQDTNQYGNKHFKEVTITKGIPVPFPVKVERHVAVPVQIPFPVPVPVQNKIPIVWERKIPVYVEKPVPVQVDRPVPYPLPIEVPVFHKVAVEVPKPFPVHVPKPYPVYIEKPMFVEKTSNQSKSQNQKSKNGGGKSSGKRVKKESVVTVVKHNH